One Brienomyrus brachyistius isolate T26 chromosome 24, BBRACH_0.4, whole genome shotgun sequence DNA segment encodes these proteins:
- the LOC125720023 gene encoding rho GTPase-activating protein 26-like isoform X2, with translation MLHRKDCARVRGKISLSPRDALTDLMKNQTDLSAAKRKFAQSLNEYKFQCIGDAETDDEMCIAKSLQEFAAVLKNMEDERSRMVENASEVLITPLEKFRKEQIGAAKEAKKKYDKETEKYCGTIEKHLSLSSKKKEAQLLEADTQVDQVRQHFYEVSLEYVFKVQEVQERKMFEFVEPLLAFLQGLFTYYHHGYDLAKDFSHFKTNLTISIQNTRDRFESTRAEVESLMKKMKENPHEHKSVRPQTMEGYLFMLEKRSFVSTWVKYYCTYHRELKRVSMVLYDQKTGGRVGDEDSFILKFCTRRKTESIEKRFCFDLEATDRPGVITMQALSEDDRKLWMEAMDGQEPVYNSNKDNQSDGMPQLDYTGFNVIKKFIHAVETRGIDEQGLYRIVGVNSRVQKLLSLAMDPKTCADVELDTPEWEIKTITSALKHYLRMLPAPLMTYQFQRNFIKAAKLDNPEARILEIQRMVHHLPEKNRQMLELLMKHLANVALHHEQNLMTVANLGVVFGPTLLRPQEETVAAIMDLKFQNIVVEILIENHERIFSEPPIQGPGQIEANTARRKSSENKPPSCSERPLTFFHTSQPPEKEVRNRSAQDVPNDSIITQTPERSNSIHDRIQPNSLESGNQHPEGVVVQKTRRPNSLLTHKDCPSIPTSPTSPSPSPQCSPSWPMFSAPSSPQPASSIPDDSSPVSSRLRKARALYACKAEHESELSFTAGAIFENVHPSREPGWLEGTFNGRTGLIPENYVEFF, from the exons ATGTTGCACAGAAAAGACTGCGCAAGAGTGCGGGGCAAAATCAGCCTTTCACCCAGAGACGCGCTCACTGATTTaatgaaaaaccaaacag ATCTGTCTGCTGCGAAGAGAAAGTTTGCACAGTCCCTGAATGAGTACAAGTTCCAGTGCATTGGGGATGCTGAGACGGACGACGAAATGTGCATCG CAAAGTCGCTCCAGGAATTCGCAGCTGTCCTCAAGAACATGGAAGACGAGAGGTCAAGGATG GTCGAAAATGCCAGCGAGGTTCTGATCACTCCACTGGAGAAGTTCCGAAAAGAGCAGATTGGGGCTGCCAAg GAGGCCAAGAAAAAATATGACAAGGAGACTGAGAAGTACTGTGGGACCATAGAGAAGCACCTGAGCTTGTCTTCAAAGAAGAAGGAGGCACAACTACTTGAG GCCGACACGCAGGTGGACCAGGTACGGCAGCATTTCTACGAGGTCTCCCTGGAGTATGTCTTCAAAGTGCAGGAGGTGCAGGAGCGGAAGATGTTCGAGTTTGTCGAGCCG TTGCTGGCTTTCCTGCAAGGGCTGTTCACCTACTACCACCATGGGTACGACTTGGCCAAAGATTTCAGCCACTTCAAGACAAACCTCACCATCAGCATTCAAAAT ACGAGGGATCGCTTTGAAAGCACACGGGCGGAGGTGGAGAGCCTAATGAAGAAGATGAAGGAAAACCCACATGAGCACAAGAGCGTGCGGCCCCAAACAATGGAGGGCTACCTGTTCATGCTGGAGAAGC GTTCCTTCGTGTCCACGTGGGTTAAATACTATTGCACTTACCACCGGGAGCTGAAGCGGGTCAGCATGGTGCTGTACGACCAGAAGACCGGGGGCAGAGTG GGAGACGAGGACAGTTTCATTCTGAAGTTCTGCACGCGGAGGAAGACGGAATCCATTGAGAAGAGGTTCTGCTTTGACTTGGAGGCCACCGACCG ACCGGGGGTGATCACCATGCAGGCTCTGTCTGAGGATGACCGGAAGCTGTGGATGGAGGCTATGGATGGACAGGAGCCG GTTTATAATTCGAACAAGGACAACCAGAGTGATGGCA TGCCCCAGCTGGACTACACAGGATTCAATGTCATCAAGAAGTTCATCCACGCTGTGGAGACCAGAG GAATTGATGAGCAGGGCCTGTACAGGATCGTGGGGGTCAACTCCAGGGTGCAGAAGCTGCTGAGCCTAGCCATGG ACCCTAAAACCTGCGCGGATGTGGAACTGGACACGCCAGAGTGGGAGATAAAGACCATCACCAGTGCACTCAAGCATTATCTCAG AATGCTGCCGGCTCCTCTTATGACCTACCAGTTCCAGAGGAACTTCATCAAAGCTGCCA AGCTGGACAATCCTGAGGCGCGCATCTTGGAGATCCAACGGATGGTGCATCACCTGCCGGAGAAGAACAGGCAGATGCTGGAGCTGCTCATGAAGCACTTGGCTAA CGTCGCCCTCCACCATGAGCAGAACCTGATGACCGTGGCCAACTTGGGCGTGGTGTTTGGCCCCACGCTGCTGCGGCCTCAGGAGGAGACGGTGGCGGCCATCATGGACCTGAAGTTCCAGAACATCGTCGTGGAGATCCTCATCGAGAACCATGAGAGG ATCTTCAGCGAGCCACCCATACAAGGACCAGGCCAGATTGAAGCCAACACCGCTCGGAGGAAAAGCTCAGAGAACAAGCCCCCGTCCTGCAGCGAGAGGCCATTGACCTTCTTCCACACGTCTCAGCCCCCTGAAAAAG AGGTGAGGAACAGGTCCGCTCAGGATGTCCCCAATGACTCCATCATCACCCAGACCCCAGAGCGCTCCAACAGCATCCATGACCGGATCCAACCCAACAGTCTTGAGTCCGGAAATCAGCACCCCGAGGGCGTGGTAGTGCAGAAGACACGTCGACCCAACTCCCT GCTGACCCACAAGGACTGTCCCAGTATCCCAACAAG TCCCACCTCCCCTAGTCCCTCGCCACAGTGCTCCCCCTCCTGGCCGATGTTCTCCGCCCCCTCTAGCCCCCAGCCGGCTTCCTCTATTCCCGACGACTCCTCCCCAGTCAG CTCGCGCCTCCGGAAAGCACGGGCGCTGTACGCCTGCAAGGCCGAGCACGAGTCTGAGCTCTCCTTCACTGCTGGGGCCATCTTTGAAAACG TTCATCCTTCCAGGGAGCCCGGCTGGCTCGAGGGCACCTTCAACGGGAGAACCGGGTTGATCCCGGAGAACTATGTGGAGTTCTTCTAG
- the LOC125720023 gene encoding rho GTPase-activating protein 26-like isoform X1, translated as MGLPALEFSDCYLDSPQFRERLKSHELELEKTNKFIKELIKDGKALIQALKNLSAAKRKFAQSLNEYKFQCIGDAETDDEMCIAKSLQEFAAVLKNMEDERSRMVENASEVLITPLEKFRKEQIGAAKEAKKKYDKETEKYCGTIEKHLSLSSKKKEAQLLEADTQVDQVRQHFYEVSLEYVFKVQEVQERKMFEFVEPLLAFLQGLFTYYHHGYDLAKDFSHFKTNLTISIQNTRDRFESTRAEVESLMKKMKENPHEHKSVRPQTMEGYLFMLEKRSFVSTWVKYYCTYHRELKRVSMVLYDQKTGGRVGDEDSFILKFCTRRKTESIEKRFCFDLEATDRPGVITMQALSEDDRKLWMEAMDGQEPVYNSNKDNQSDGMPQLDYTGFNVIKKFIHAVETRGIDEQGLYRIVGVNSRVQKLLSLAMDPKTCADVELDTPEWEIKTITSALKHYLRMLPAPLMTYQFQRNFIKAAKLDNPEARILEIQRMVHHLPEKNRQMLELLMKHLANVALHHEQNLMTVANLGVVFGPTLLRPQEETVAAIMDLKFQNIVVEILIENHERIFSEPPIQGPGQIEANTARRKSSENKPPSCSERPLTFFHTSQPPEKEVRNRSAQDVPNDSIITQTPERSNSIHDRIQPNSLESGNQHPEGVVVQKTRRPNSLLTHKDCPSIPTSPTSPSPSPQCSPSWPMFSAPSSPQPASSIPDDSSPVSSRLRKARALYACKAEHESELSFTAGAIFENVHPSREPGWLEGTFNGRTGLIPENYVEFF; from the exons ATGGGTTTACCCGCGCTGGAGTTCAGCGACTGCTATCTGGACAGTCCGCAGTTCAGGGAGAGGCTGAAATCTCATGAACTGGAGCTGGAAAAGACGAACAAGTTCATCAAGGAGCTCATCAAAGATGGCAAGGCGCTCATCCAGGCTCTTAAAA ATCTGTCTGCTGCGAAGAGAAAGTTTGCACAGTCCCTGAATGAGTACAAGTTCCAGTGCATTGGGGATGCTGAGACGGACGACGAAATGTGCATCG CAAAGTCGCTCCAGGAATTCGCAGCTGTCCTCAAGAACATGGAAGACGAGAGGTCAAGGATG GTCGAAAATGCCAGCGAGGTTCTGATCACTCCACTGGAGAAGTTCCGAAAAGAGCAGATTGGGGCTGCCAAg GAGGCCAAGAAAAAATATGACAAGGAGACTGAGAAGTACTGTGGGACCATAGAGAAGCACCTGAGCTTGTCTTCAAAGAAGAAGGAGGCACAACTACTTGAG GCCGACACGCAGGTGGACCAGGTACGGCAGCATTTCTACGAGGTCTCCCTGGAGTATGTCTTCAAAGTGCAGGAGGTGCAGGAGCGGAAGATGTTCGAGTTTGTCGAGCCG TTGCTGGCTTTCCTGCAAGGGCTGTTCACCTACTACCACCATGGGTACGACTTGGCCAAAGATTTCAGCCACTTCAAGACAAACCTCACCATCAGCATTCAAAAT ACGAGGGATCGCTTTGAAAGCACACGGGCGGAGGTGGAGAGCCTAATGAAGAAGATGAAGGAAAACCCACATGAGCACAAGAGCGTGCGGCCCCAAACAATGGAGGGCTACCTGTTCATGCTGGAGAAGC GTTCCTTCGTGTCCACGTGGGTTAAATACTATTGCACTTACCACCGGGAGCTGAAGCGGGTCAGCATGGTGCTGTACGACCAGAAGACCGGGGGCAGAGTG GGAGACGAGGACAGTTTCATTCTGAAGTTCTGCACGCGGAGGAAGACGGAATCCATTGAGAAGAGGTTCTGCTTTGACTTGGAGGCCACCGACCG ACCGGGGGTGATCACCATGCAGGCTCTGTCTGAGGATGACCGGAAGCTGTGGATGGAGGCTATGGATGGACAGGAGCCG GTTTATAATTCGAACAAGGACAACCAGAGTGATGGCA TGCCCCAGCTGGACTACACAGGATTCAATGTCATCAAGAAGTTCATCCACGCTGTGGAGACCAGAG GAATTGATGAGCAGGGCCTGTACAGGATCGTGGGGGTCAACTCCAGGGTGCAGAAGCTGCTGAGCCTAGCCATGG ACCCTAAAACCTGCGCGGATGTGGAACTGGACACGCCAGAGTGGGAGATAAAGACCATCACCAGTGCACTCAAGCATTATCTCAG AATGCTGCCGGCTCCTCTTATGACCTACCAGTTCCAGAGGAACTTCATCAAAGCTGCCA AGCTGGACAATCCTGAGGCGCGCATCTTGGAGATCCAACGGATGGTGCATCACCTGCCGGAGAAGAACAGGCAGATGCTGGAGCTGCTCATGAAGCACTTGGCTAA CGTCGCCCTCCACCATGAGCAGAACCTGATGACCGTGGCCAACTTGGGCGTGGTGTTTGGCCCCACGCTGCTGCGGCCTCAGGAGGAGACGGTGGCGGCCATCATGGACCTGAAGTTCCAGAACATCGTCGTGGAGATCCTCATCGAGAACCATGAGAGG ATCTTCAGCGAGCCACCCATACAAGGACCAGGCCAGATTGAAGCCAACACCGCTCGGAGGAAAAGCTCAGAGAACAAGCCCCCGTCCTGCAGCGAGAGGCCATTGACCTTCTTCCACACGTCTCAGCCCCCTGAAAAAG AGGTGAGGAACAGGTCCGCTCAGGATGTCCCCAATGACTCCATCATCACCCAGACCCCAGAGCGCTCCAACAGCATCCATGACCGGATCCAACCCAACAGTCTTGAGTCCGGAAATCAGCACCCCGAGGGCGTGGTAGTGCAGAAGACACGTCGACCCAACTCCCT GCTGACCCACAAGGACTGTCCCAGTATCCCAACAAG TCCCACCTCCCCTAGTCCCTCGCCACAGTGCTCCCCCTCCTGGCCGATGTTCTCCGCCCCCTCTAGCCCCCAGCCGGCTTCCTCTATTCCCGACGACTCCTCCCCAGTCAG CTCGCGCCTCCGGAAAGCACGGGCGCTGTACGCCTGCAAGGCCGAGCACGAGTCTGAGCTCTCCTTCACTGCTGGGGCCATCTTTGAAAACG TTCATCCTTCCAGGGAGCCCGGCTGGCTCGAGGGCACCTTCAACGGGAGAACCGGGTTGATCCCGGAGAACTATGTGGAGTTCTTCTAG
- the LOC125720023 gene encoding rho GTPase-activating protein 26-like isoform X4 — MGLPALEFSDCYLDSPQFRERLKSHELELEKTNKFIKELIKDGKALIQALKNLSAAKRKFAQSLNEYKFQCIGDAETDDEMCIAKSLQEFAAVLKNMEDERSRMVENASEVLITPLEKFRKEQIGAAKEAKKKYDKETEKYCGTIEKHLSLSSKKKEAQLLEADTQVDQVRQHFYEVSLEYVFKVQEVQERKMFEFVEPLLAFLQGLFTYYHHGYDLAKDFSHFKTNLTISIQNTRDRFESTRAEVESLMKKMKENPHEHKSVRPQTMEGYLFMLEKRSFVSTWVKYYCTYHRELKRVSMVLYDQKTGGRVGDEDSFILKFCTRRKTESIEKRFCFDLEATDRPGVITMQALSEDDRKLWMEAMDGQEPVYNSNKDNQSDGMPQLDYTGFNVIKKFIHAVETRGIDEQGLYRIVGVNSRVQKLLSLAMDPKTCADVELDTPEWEIKTITSALKHYLRMLPAPLMTYQFQRNFIKAAKLDNPEARILEIQRMVHHLPEKNRQMLELLMKHLANVALHHEQNLMTVANLGVVFGPTLLRPQEETVAAIMDLKFQNIVVEILIENHERIFSEPPIQGPGQIEANTARRKSSENKPPSCSERPLTFFHTSQPPEKEVRNRSAQDVPNDSIITQTPERSNSIHDRIQPNSLESGNQHPEGVVVQKTRRPNSLSSFQGARLARGHLQRENRVDPGELCGVLLAGCVLQGSLWPTVRRF; from the exons ATGGGTTTACCCGCGCTGGAGTTCAGCGACTGCTATCTGGACAGTCCGCAGTTCAGGGAGAGGCTGAAATCTCATGAACTGGAGCTGGAAAAGACGAACAAGTTCATCAAGGAGCTCATCAAAGATGGCAAGGCGCTCATCCAGGCTCTTAAAA ATCTGTCTGCTGCGAAGAGAAAGTTTGCACAGTCCCTGAATGAGTACAAGTTCCAGTGCATTGGGGATGCTGAGACGGACGACGAAATGTGCATCG CAAAGTCGCTCCAGGAATTCGCAGCTGTCCTCAAGAACATGGAAGACGAGAGGTCAAGGATG GTCGAAAATGCCAGCGAGGTTCTGATCACTCCACTGGAGAAGTTCCGAAAAGAGCAGATTGGGGCTGCCAAg GAGGCCAAGAAAAAATATGACAAGGAGACTGAGAAGTACTGTGGGACCATAGAGAAGCACCTGAGCTTGTCTTCAAAGAAGAAGGAGGCACAACTACTTGAG GCCGACACGCAGGTGGACCAGGTACGGCAGCATTTCTACGAGGTCTCCCTGGAGTATGTCTTCAAAGTGCAGGAGGTGCAGGAGCGGAAGATGTTCGAGTTTGTCGAGCCG TTGCTGGCTTTCCTGCAAGGGCTGTTCACCTACTACCACCATGGGTACGACTTGGCCAAAGATTTCAGCCACTTCAAGACAAACCTCACCATCAGCATTCAAAAT ACGAGGGATCGCTTTGAAAGCACACGGGCGGAGGTGGAGAGCCTAATGAAGAAGATGAAGGAAAACCCACATGAGCACAAGAGCGTGCGGCCCCAAACAATGGAGGGCTACCTGTTCATGCTGGAGAAGC GTTCCTTCGTGTCCACGTGGGTTAAATACTATTGCACTTACCACCGGGAGCTGAAGCGGGTCAGCATGGTGCTGTACGACCAGAAGACCGGGGGCAGAGTG GGAGACGAGGACAGTTTCATTCTGAAGTTCTGCACGCGGAGGAAGACGGAATCCATTGAGAAGAGGTTCTGCTTTGACTTGGAGGCCACCGACCG ACCGGGGGTGATCACCATGCAGGCTCTGTCTGAGGATGACCGGAAGCTGTGGATGGAGGCTATGGATGGACAGGAGCCG GTTTATAATTCGAACAAGGACAACCAGAGTGATGGCA TGCCCCAGCTGGACTACACAGGATTCAATGTCATCAAGAAGTTCATCCACGCTGTGGAGACCAGAG GAATTGATGAGCAGGGCCTGTACAGGATCGTGGGGGTCAACTCCAGGGTGCAGAAGCTGCTGAGCCTAGCCATGG ACCCTAAAACCTGCGCGGATGTGGAACTGGACACGCCAGAGTGGGAGATAAAGACCATCACCAGTGCACTCAAGCATTATCTCAG AATGCTGCCGGCTCCTCTTATGACCTACCAGTTCCAGAGGAACTTCATCAAAGCTGCCA AGCTGGACAATCCTGAGGCGCGCATCTTGGAGATCCAACGGATGGTGCATCACCTGCCGGAGAAGAACAGGCAGATGCTGGAGCTGCTCATGAAGCACTTGGCTAA CGTCGCCCTCCACCATGAGCAGAACCTGATGACCGTGGCCAACTTGGGCGTGGTGTTTGGCCCCACGCTGCTGCGGCCTCAGGAGGAGACGGTGGCGGCCATCATGGACCTGAAGTTCCAGAACATCGTCGTGGAGATCCTCATCGAGAACCATGAGAGG ATCTTCAGCGAGCCACCCATACAAGGACCAGGCCAGATTGAAGCCAACACCGCTCGGAGGAAAAGCTCAGAGAACAAGCCCCCGTCCTGCAGCGAGAGGCCATTGACCTTCTTCCACACGTCTCAGCCCCCTGAAAAAG AGGTGAGGAACAGGTCCGCTCAGGATGTCCCCAATGACTCCATCATCACCCAGACCCCAGAGCGCTCCAACAGCATCCATGACCGGATCCAACCCAACAGTCTTGAGTCCGGAAATCAGCACCCCGAGGGCGTGGTAGTGCAGAAGACACGTCGACCCAACTCCCT TTCATCCTTCCAGGGAGCCCGGCTGGCTCGAGGGCACCTTCAACGGGAGAACCGGGTTGATCCCGGAGAACTATGTGGAGTTCTTCTAGCAGGGTGTGTGCTTCAGGGGTCCCTGTGGCCTACTGTGAGAAGATTCTGA
- the LOC125720023 gene encoding rho GTPase-activating protein 26-like isoform X3 yields the protein MGLPALEFSDCYLDSPQFRERLKSHELELEKTNKFIKELIKDGKALIQALKNLSAAKRKFAQSLNEYKFQCIGDAETDDEMCIAKSLQEFAAVLKNMEDERSRMVENASEVLITPLEKFRKEQIGAAKEAKKKYDKETEKYCGTIEKHLSLSSKKKEAQLLEADTQVDQVRQHFYEVSLEYVFKVQEVQERKMFEFVEPLLAFLQGLFTYYHHGYDLAKDFSHFKTNLTISIQNTRDRFESTRAEVESLMKKMKENPHEHKSVRPQTMEGYLFMLEKRSFVSTWVKYYCTYHRELKRVSMVLYDQKTGGRVGDEDSFILKFCTRRKTESIEKRFCFDLEATDRPGVITMQALSEDDRKLWMEAMDGQEPVYNSNKDNQSDGMPQLDYTGFNVIKKFIHAVETRGIDEQGLYRIVGVNSRVQKLLSLAMDPKTCADVELDTPEWEIKTITSALKHYLRMLPAPLMTYQFQRNFIKAAKLDNPEARILEIQRMVHHLPEKNRQMLELLMKHLANVALHHEQNLMTVANLGVVFGPTLLRPQEETVAAIMDLKFQNIVVEILIENHERIFSEPPIQGPGQIEANTARRKSSENKPPSCSERPLTFFHTSQPPEKEVRNRSAQDVPNDSIITQTPERSNSIHDRIQPNSLESGNQHPEGVVVQKTRRPNSLLTHKDCPSIPTSSSFQGARLARGHLQRENRVDPGELCGVLLAGCVLQGSLWPTVRRF from the exons ATGGGTTTACCCGCGCTGGAGTTCAGCGACTGCTATCTGGACAGTCCGCAGTTCAGGGAGAGGCTGAAATCTCATGAACTGGAGCTGGAAAAGACGAACAAGTTCATCAAGGAGCTCATCAAAGATGGCAAGGCGCTCATCCAGGCTCTTAAAA ATCTGTCTGCTGCGAAGAGAAAGTTTGCACAGTCCCTGAATGAGTACAAGTTCCAGTGCATTGGGGATGCTGAGACGGACGACGAAATGTGCATCG CAAAGTCGCTCCAGGAATTCGCAGCTGTCCTCAAGAACATGGAAGACGAGAGGTCAAGGATG GTCGAAAATGCCAGCGAGGTTCTGATCACTCCACTGGAGAAGTTCCGAAAAGAGCAGATTGGGGCTGCCAAg GAGGCCAAGAAAAAATATGACAAGGAGACTGAGAAGTACTGTGGGACCATAGAGAAGCACCTGAGCTTGTCTTCAAAGAAGAAGGAGGCACAACTACTTGAG GCCGACACGCAGGTGGACCAGGTACGGCAGCATTTCTACGAGGTCTCCCTGGAGTATGTCTTCAAAGTGCAGGAGGTGCAGGAGCGGAAGATGTTCGAGTTTGTCGAGCCG TTGCTGGCTTTCCTGCAAGGGCTGTTCACCTACTACCACCATGGGTACGACTTGGCCAAAGATTTCAGCCACTTCAAGACAAACCTCACCATCAGCATTCAAAAT ACGAGGGATCGCTTTGAAAGCACACGGGCGGAGGTGGAGAGCCTAATGAAGAAGATGAAGGAAAACCCACATGAGCACAAGAGCGTGCGGCCCCAAACAATGGAGGGCTACCTGTTCATGCTGGAGAAGC GTTCCTTCGTGTCCACGTGGGTTAAATACTATTGCACTTACCACCGGGAGCTGAAGCGGGTCAGCATGGTGCTGTACGACCAGAAGACCGGGGGCAGAGTG GGAGACGAGGACAGTTTCATTCTGAAGTTCTGCACGCGGAGGAAGACGGAATCCATTGAGAAGAGGTTCTGCTTTGACTTGGAGGCCACCGACCG ACCGGGGGTGATCACCATGCAGGCTCTGTCTGAGGATGACCGGAAGCTGTGGATGGAGGCTATGGATGGACAGGAGCCG GTTTATAATTCGAACAAGGACAACCAGAGTGATGGCA TGCCCCAGCTGGACTACACAGGATTCAATGTCATCAAGAAGTTCATCCACGCTGTGGAGACCAGAG GAATTGATGAGCAGGGCCTGTACAGGATCGTGGGGGTCAACTCCAGGGTGCAGAAGCTGCTGAGCCTAGCCATGG ACCCTAAAACCTGCGCGGATGTGGAACTGGACACGCCAGAGTGGGAGATAAAGACCATCACCAGTGCACTCAAGCATTATCTCAG AATGCTGCCGGCTCCTCTTATGACCTACCAGTTCCAGAGGAACTTCATCAAAGCTGCCA AGCTGGACAATCCTGAGGCGCGCATCTTGGAGATCCAACGGATGGTGCATCACCTGCCGGAGAAGAACAGGCAGATGCTGGAGCTGCTCATGAAGCACTTGGCTAA CGTCGCCCTCCACCATGAGCAGAACCTGATGACCGTGGCCAACTTGGGCGTGGTGTTTGGCCCCACGCTGCTGCGGCCTCAGGAGGAGACGGTGGCGGCCATCATGGACCTGAAGTTCCAGAACATCGTCGTGGAGATCCTCATCGAGAACCATGAGAGG ATCTTCAGCGAGCCACCCATACAAGGACCAGGCCAGATTGAAGCCAACACCGCTCGGAGGAAAAGCTCAGAGAACAAGCCCCCGTCCTGCAGCGAGAGGCCATTGACCTTCTTCCACACGTCTCAGCCCCCTGAAAAAG AGGTGAGGAACAGGTCCGCTCAGGATGTCCCCAATGACTCCATCATCACCCAGACCCCAGAGCGCTCCAACAGCATCCATGACCGGATCCAACCCAACAGTCTTGAGTCCGGAAATCAGCACCCCGAGGGCGTGGTAGTGCAGAAGACACGTCGACCCAACTCCCT GCTGACCCACAAGGACTGTCCCAGTATCCCAACAAG TTCATCCTTCCAGGGAGCCCGGCTGGCTCGAGGGCACCTTCAACGGGAGAACCGGGTTGATCCCGGAGAACTATGTGGAGTTCTTCTAGCAGGGTGTGTGCTTCAGGGGTCCCTGTGGCCTACTGTGAGAAGATTCTGA